The following coding sequences lie in one Arachis ipaensis cultivar K30076 chromosome B03, Araip1.1, whole genome shotgun sequence genomic window:
- the LOC107631884 gene encoding delta(8)-fatty-acid desaturase 1-like translates to MQGVEKKYITPEELKEHNKAGDLWISIQGKVYNVTDWAKDHPGGDVPILNLAGQDVTDAFIAYHPGTAWQYLDKFFTGYHLKDYNVSEVSKDYRKLCFEFAKMGLFEKKEHVTLYTLSSVAAMFAMVVYGVLKCTSVWAHLGSALLLGLLWMQSTYVGHDSGHYEVMSSRQYNKFAQILCGNCLTGISIAWWKWTHNAHHIACNSLDYDPDLQHIPVFAVSSRFFTSMKSYFYDRCLKFDALSRFLVSYQHWTFYPVLCFARLNLYLQTFLLLFSWRRNVPDRAYNIAGILVFWTWFPLLVSCLPNWPERVMFVVASMAACSIQHLQFCLNHFSANVYVGPPSGNDWFEKQTSGTLDISCSSWMDWFFGGLQFQLEHHLFPRLPRAQLRKVSPLVIDLCKKHGLPYRSLSFIEANIWTLKTLRTAALQARDHTIPPQNLLWEAFHTHG, encoded by the coding sequence ATGCAGGGGGTTGAGAAGAAGTACATAACCCCTGAGGAGCTGAAGGAGCATAACAAGGCAGGGGATTTGTGGATTTCAATTCAAGGGAAAGTTTACAATGTCACAGATTGGGCCAAGGATCACCCTGGCGGTGATGTTCCCATTCTAAACCTTGCAGGCCAGGATGTAACCGACGCATTCATCGCTTACCATCCCGGCACAGCATGGCAATATCTGGACAAGTTCTTCACCGGCTACCACCTCAAAGACTACAATGTCTCCGAGGTTTCCAAGGATTACAGAAAACTCTGTTTCGAGTTTGCGAAAATGGGGCTATTCGAGAAGAAGGAGCATGTTACTCTATACACACTGTCTTCCGTTGCTGCCATGTTTGCCATGGTGGTGTACGGTGTCTTGAAATGCACAAGCGTCTGGGCTCATCTGGGATCGGCCCTTTTGCTTGGTTTGCTTTGGATGCAGAGCACATATGTTGGACATGATTCCGGCCACTATGAAGTTATGTCGAGCCGGCAATACAACAAGTTTGCACAGATTCTTTGTGGGAATTGCTTGACAGGGATAAGCATTGCATGGTGGAAGTGGACTCACAATGCACACCACATTGCTTGCAATAGTCTTGACTATGATCCTGATCTACAACACATTCCGGTTTTTGCCGTGTCTTCACGGTTCTTCACCTCAATGAAATCTTACTTCTATGATAGATGCCTCAAGTTTGATGCTCTATCTAGGTTCTTGGTGAGTTACCAGCACTGGACATTCTACCCTGTGTTGTGCTTTGCAAGGCTAAACCTTTATCTTCAGACCTTTCTGCTATTGTTTTCGTGGCGGCGCAATGTCCCGGACAGAGCTTACAACATTGCTGGGATCCTTGTGTTCTGGACTTGGTTCCCACTCCTTGTTTCTTGCCTGCCAAATTGGCCGGAGAGGGTGATGTTTGTGGTTGCAAGTATGGCTGCATGCTCCATTCAGCACCTCCAATTTTGCCTCAACCATTTCTCAGCCAATGTGTATGTTGGGCCGCCAAGTGGGAACGATTGGTTCGAAAAGCAGACGAGTGGGACACTGGACATCTCTTGTTCATCTTGGATGGATTGGTTCTTTGGTGGGTTGCAGTTCCAGCTTGAGCACCATTTGTTTCCAAGATTGCCAAGGGCGCAATTGAGGAAGGTTTCTCCCTTGGTGATTGATCTTTGCAAGAAGCATGGTTTACCTTACAGGAGTTTGTCTTTCATAGAGGCCAATATATGGACCCTCAAGACCCTAAGAACTGCTGCATTGCAAGCCAGGGACCACACTATCCCTCCCCAGAATCTGCTATGGGAGGCTTTCCACACTCATGGTTGA